The following are encoded together in the Roseovarius sp. EL26 genome:
- a CDS encoding NaeI family type II restriction endonuclease, which yields MKKNIPNSIVVAGHRDHNLLTMLAREISIRAGGDEGLAVGFSSMLRRCVDDVIMTPKTGRRSYDELEKTEKTYIGTRVEIELRAMLNLPKGKLDTVILGHDVDIKNTMGSNWMIPTEAIDNPCILVAADEVQATCYLGLFVARPEYLTLGQNKDSKKSVSALGFANILWLLLDHPYPPNFWRTVQPDVIERIFAGKSGNQRMANLFREVQREPITRDVVEAVAQQRDFMRRIRSDKGRGTRDHLAKEGILLLSGHFDAPLITALGLPYCSGSEFVSHRVVSVDEVEVAAEHGFILDQC from the coding sequence TTGAAAAAGAACATTCCAAACAGCATCGTCGTCGCGGGTCACCGCGACCACAATTTGCTGACGATGCTAGCAAGAGAGATTTCTATTCGCGCGGGCGGAGACGAGGGCTTAGCGGTGGGGTTTTCATCAATGCTGCGACGCTGCGTTGACGACGTGATTATGACTCCGAAGACAGGACGTCGTTCCTACGACGAACTGGAAAAGACCGAAAAAACCTACATCGGCACGCGAGTCGAAATTGAACTTCGCGCCATGTTGAACCTTCCCAAGGGCAAGCTGGATACCGTTATTCTTGGACACGATGTTGATATCAAGAACACGATGGGTAGCAATTGGATGATCCCAACCGAAGCGATAGACAACCCCTGCATTCTAGTCGCTGCCGATGAGGTGCAGGCGACATGCTACCTCGGCCTGTTCGTCGCACGTCCAGAATACCTAACACTTGGTCAAAACAAGGACTCTAAAAAGAGCGTTTCGGCATTAGGTTTTGCCAACATACTTTGGTTGCTGTTGGACCATCCCTATCCACCAAACTTCTGGCGCACAGTTCAGCCGGATGTGATCGAACGGATCTTTGCCGGCAAGTCAGGCAATCAACGAATGGCCAATCTGTTCCGTGAAGTGCAGAGGGAACCGATTACCCGCGATGTTGTGGAAGCCGTTGCACAGCAGCGAGACTTCATGCGGCGCATTCGTTCTGACAAGGGCAGAGGGACCCGCGACCATTTGGCTAAAGAAGGCATTCTACTGCTGTCGGGGCATTTTGACGCTCCCTTAATAACAGCGCTAGGGCTGCCGTATTGCTCAGGCAGTGAGTTCGTATCTCACCGCGTAGTTTCAGTTGACGAGGTCGAAGTCGCGGCCGAGCACGGTTTCATTCTTGATCAGTGTTAA
- a CDS encoding N-carbamoyl-L-amino acid amidohydrolase, producing the protein MSKSPYIVSNDRLSDVISAIQTLGTYRFYKLGVDSWSERICGDSAEAAKWNLIFKEHPEFFRFSSDGSKASLVLRRQKPKLFDVDALEFVTREERDSRSADGQRRITRAPLSENDLKMLIDVAISLHSKALEDQRDSRWWISMLTTVGVALIGLIGVWLGARLSP; encoded by the coding sequence GTGTCAAAATCACCATATATCGTCAGCAATGATAGGCTAAGTGATGTCATTTCGGCAATCCAAACACTTGGAACCTACCGATTTTATAAACTTGGAGTTGATTCTTGGAGTGAACGCATCTGTGGCGACAGTGCTGAAGCCGCGAAATGGAACTTGATTTTCAAGGAACACCCAGAGTTTTTCCGGTTCAGTTCGGATGGCTCGAAGGCATCCTTGGTCCTTAGAAGACAAAAGCCTAAATTGTTCGATGTTGACGCTCTCGAGTTTGTAACTCGTGAAGAACGAGACAGCCGTTCAGCAGATGGCCAACGGAGGATCACCCGTGCACCACTTTCAGAGAATGATCTGAAAATGCTAATTGATGTCGCGATATCCCTTCATAGTAAAGCTCTTGAAGACCAGCGTGACAGTCGATGGTGGATTTCGATGTTGACGACGGTTGGTGTGGCATTGATCGGGCTCATTGGTGTCTGGTTGGGTGCTCGGTTAAGCCCTTAA